A stretch of the Candidatus Zixiibacteriota bacterium genome encodes the following:
- a CDS encoding ATP-dependent 6-phosphofructokinase, translated as MAKSVKRIGVLTGGGDCPGLNAVIRAIVKTADNEYDWNVIGFLDGYEGLIDNRYRELAGSDVSGILTLGGTILGTSNQADPFHYPVLQDEGFIYLDRSSQAIRNFEKLGLDTLVAIGGDGTMAASARMMEKGLPVVGVPKTIDNDLWGTDVTFGFDSAMATATEAVDRIHTTAQSHHRVMIIEVMGRYAGWLALGSGIAGGGDIILLPEFPYDIDSVCGAIKARNAAGKRFSIVVVGEGAKPHGGDLVVERRIETSPDKIRLGGISRQVAAQIEGLTNIECRVTILGHLLRGGSPTPRDRLLATRFGSEAVHLIARGETGRMVAMRSGDIGAVPIVDVAGRLRVVTPDHPWVRAARSLGISLGIPPDARPEDFFAAPKQKAGKL; from the coding sequence ATGGCAAAATCGGTGAAACGAATCGGTGTGCTAACCGGCGGGGGCGACTGCCCCGGCCTCAACGCGGTCATTCGGGCGATCGTCAAGACCGCCGATAACGAGTATGACTGGAACGTGATCGGGTTCCTCGACGGCTACGAGGGACTCATCGACAACCGGTACCGGGAGCTGGCCGGCAGCGACGTCTCCGGGATCCTAACCCTCGGCGGCACCATCCTCGGAACCTCCAACCAGGCCGACCCCTTCCACTACCCGGTCCTCCAGGACGAGGGGTTCATCTACCTGGACCGGTCGAGCCAGGCGATCCGGAATTTTGAGAAACTGGGGCTCGACACCCTGGTGGCGATCGGCGGCGACGGCACCATGGCCGCTTCCGCCCGCATGATGGAGAAGGGCCTTCCCGTCGTGGGCGTCCCCAAGACCATCGACAACGACCTCTGGGGCACCGACGTCACCTTCGGCTTCGATTCCGCCATGGCCACTGCAACCGAAGCGGTCGACCGGATCCACACGACCGCCCAATCCCACCACCGGGTGATGATCATCGAGGTGATGGGGCGGTACGCGGGGTGGCTGGCCCTCGGCTCCGGCATCGCCGGCGGAGGCGACATCATTCTCCTGCCTGAATTCCCCTACGATATCGACAGCGTCTGCGGCGCCATCAAGGCCCGGAACGCGGCCGGCAAGCGGTTCTCGATCGTGGTGGTGGGGGAGGGGGCGAAGCCTCACGGCGGGGACCTGGTGGTCGAGCGGCGCATCGAGACCTCGCCTGACAAGATCCGTCTGGGCGGGATCTCGCGCCAGGTCGCCGCCCAGATCGAGGGGCTCACCAACATCGAGTGCCGCGTGACCATCCTCGGCCACCTGCTCCGGGGCGGGTCGCCGACGCCGCGCGACCGGCTGCTCGCCACCCGCTTCGGCTCGGAGGCGGTCCACCTCATCGCCCGCGGCGAGACCGGGCGGATGGTCGCCATGCGCAGCGGCGACATCGGCGCCGTGCCGATTGTCGACGTCGCCGGACGCCTGCGCGTCGTAACCCCCGACCACCCCTGGGTCCGGGCCGCCCGCTCGTTGGGCATCTCGCTCGGCATTCCCCCCGACGCCCGCCCGGAAGACTTCTTCGCCGCGCCCAAGCAGAAGGCCGGAAAACTGTAG
- a CDS encoding insulinase family protein produces MRRMILRAGTAIACLALVSAPLVFAFDFQKIEKTVSEHTLANGLKIIVMERHEAPVASFVTYVDVGGVDDPKEYTGLAHMFEHMAFKGTRQVGTQDIDTELQLMKVEDSIFYELRAERKKGAQADSTRLAALQKAFDEAIEAANRVVVPNEFDNILERHGAVNLNAGTGMDQTSYIMSLPSNKLELWMAMESARFNQPVLREMYREREVIAEERRQTLENNPIGRAIDVLKSTAFTAHPYGISIVGHMSDIKNYTRDAAKAFFEKYYVPSNMIIAICGDVYPDEVFRLAEQYWGGMPAKPNPEPVATVEPEQQGERRVILEDPAQPFFAAAWHVPEYTHPDWPAVQALMDYLGQGRTSLLYTNLVKEKKIAAEVFAFAGYPASKYPTLALVGVIPAADHSNEECESEVYVEVERLQNELLPAEDVAEIKARAKADFINGLTSNLGMASQLASAQNDWGDWRALFKELGRINGVTPEDIQRVAKKYFTKNNRTVVCLNTVQS; encoded by the coding sequence ATGAGACGCATGATCCTGCGAGCGGGCACGGCGATCGCCTGCCTCGCCCTCGTCTCCGCGCCGTTGGTCTTCGCCTTCGATTTTCAGAAGATCGAGAAGACGGTGTCGGAACACACCCTCGCCAACGGCCTGAAAATCATCGTCATGGAGCGTCACGAGGCGCCGGTCGCGTCCTTCGTCACGTACGTCGATGTCGGCGGCGTGGACGACCCGAAGGAGTACACCGGACTGGCGCACATGTTCGAGCACATGGCCTTCAAAGGCACGCGCCAGGTCGGCACCCAGGACATCGACACGGAACTGCAGTTGATGAAGGTGGAGGATTCGATTTTCTACGAGCTCCGCGCCGAGCGGAAAAAGGGCGCGCAGGCGGATTCGACCCGCCTGGCGGCTCTCCAGAAGGCCTTTGACGAGGCCATCGAGGCGGCCAACCGGGTCGTCGTGCCCAACGAATTCGACAACATCCTCGAGCGCCACGGGGCGGTCAACCTCAATGCCGGGACCGGCATGGACCAGACCAGCTACATCATGAGCCTGCCCTCGAACAAGCTCGAGCTGTGGATGGCGATGGAGTCGGCCCGGTTCAACCAGCCCGTGCTCCGCGAGATGTACCGCGAACGCGAGGTGATCGCCGAGGAACGCCGCCAGACGCTCGAGAACAACCCGATCGGCCGGGCGATCGACGTCCTGAAATCGACCGCTTTCACGGCCCACCCCTACGGCATCTCGATCGTGGGACACATGTCGGACATCAAGAACTACACGCGTGACGCGGCCAAGGCCTTCTTTGAGAAGTACTACGTCCCGTCCAACATGATCATCGCCATTTGCGGCGACGTGTACCCGGACGAGGTCTTCCGGCTGGCCGAGCAGTACTGGGGCGGCATGCCGGCCAAGCCGAATCCGGAGCCGGTCGCCACGGTGGAACCCGAGCAGCAGGGCGAGCGGCGGGTGATCCTTGAGGATCCGGCTCAGCCGTTCTTCGCCGCGGCATGGCACGTGCCGGAGTACACCCACCCCGATTGGCCGGCGGTGCAGGCGCTCATGGACTACCTCGGCCAGGGCCGCACGTCGCTCCTGTACACGAACCTTGTGAAGGAGAAGAAGATCGCCGCCGAGGTGTTTGCCTTTGCCGGCTATCCCGCCTCGAAATACCCGACGCTGGCCCTGGTCGGCGTCATCCCGGCCGCCGACCACTCCAACGAGGAGTGCGAGAGCGAGGTGTACGTGGAGGTCGAGCGGCTGCAGAACGAGCTGCTCCCCGCGGAGGACGTGGCCGAGATCAAGGCCCGCGCCAAAGCCGACTTCATCAACGGCCTGACCTCGAACCTCGGCATGGCCTCGCAGCTGGCCTCCGCCCAGAATGACTGGGGCGACTGGCGCGCCCTGTTCAAGGAGCTCGGCCGGATCAACGGCGTTACCCCCGAGGACATCCAGCGCGTGGCCAAGAAGTACTTCACCAAGAACAACCGGACCGTCGTCTGCCTGAACACGGTTCAGAGTTAG
- a CDS encoding MBL fold metallo-hydrolase gives MITLSFHGAAGTVTGSKYLVTVNDAQVLIDCGMFQGPRDLRLKNWEMPPFDPKALEAVIVTHAHIDHIGYLPRLGRMGFHKAIFATPPTVELARLALKDAAYLQEEDAAYRNKKKLTRYEKALPLFDEDDVARIDEQYVDERFGKWVVAAEGIRFRYHIVGHILGAACVEVAADDGGRAVSILFSGDVGRYGNPLTRNPGEPPVTDYLVCESTYGGRIHEPEDPYFEFANLINEVVERRSILLVPAFAIGRTQQIVYLVNDLITHGRVPPIDIHIDSPMAVTATELYVKYADYHAIDLRRLAGEDCVLHGPRVFLHRERADSKELNKLRGPAIILSASGMLTGGRILHHLIQRLPDPKNIVALVGYMAEGTLGRRLEEGAASVYIHKQPVEVRAKVVKLHSLSAHADYHEMLHWLEPVSRRPRTVFCTHGEESQLAAMAGHLRDERGWECRIPRLHESVEL, from the coding sequence TTGATCACGCTCTCCTTTCACGGCGCCGCCGGCACCGTGACCGGTTCCAAGTATCTGGTGACTGTCAACGACGCCCAGGTGCTCATCGACTGCGGCATGTTTCAGGGCCCGCGCGACCTGCGGCTGAAGAACTGGGAGATGCCCCCCTTCGACCCCAAAGCCCTCGAGGCGGTCATCGTCACCCACGCCCACATCGACCACATCGGCTACCTCCCGCGGCTCGGGCGCATGGGATTCCACAAGGCGATCTTCGCCACGCCGCCCACCGTCGAACTGGCCCGCCTTGCGCTCAAGGACGCCGCCTACCTCCAGGAGGAAGACGCGGCTTACCGCAATAAGAAGAAACTGACGCGTTACGAGAAGGCCCTGCCGCTGTTCGACGAAGACGACGTGGCGCGGATCGACGAACAGTATGTGGACGAGCGGTTCGGGAAGTGGGTGGTGGCGGCCGAGGGTATCCGCTTCCGCTACCACATTGTCGGGCACATCCTCGGCGCGGCCTGTGTCGAGGTGGCGGCCGACGACGGCGGACGCGCGGTGTCCATCCTGTTTTCCGGCGACGTTGGGCGGTACGGCAACCCGCTCACTCGCAATCCGGGCGAGCCGCCCGTGACCGACTACCTCGTCTGCGAATCGACTTACGGCGGGCGGATTCACGAACCCGAGGATCCCTATTTCGAGTTCGCCAACCTGATCAACGAGGTGGTGGAGCGGCGCTCCATCCTGCTCGTCCCCGCCTTCGCCATCGGCCGCACCCAGCAGATCGTCTACCTGGTGAACGACCTCATCACCCACGGCCGCGTGCCGCCGATCGACATCCACATCGACTCCCCCATGGCCGTCACCGCCACCGAGCTCTACGTCAAGTACGCCGACTACCACGCGATCGACCTCCGGCGCCTGGCGGGGGAGGACTGCGTGCTCCACGGCCCCCGCGTTTTTCTCCACCGCGAGCGAGCCGATTCCAAGGAGTTGAACAAGCTGCGCGGCCCGGCCATCATCCTCTCCGCCAGCGGCATGCTCACCGGCGGGCGCATTCTCCACCACCTCATCCAGCGCCTCCCCGATCCCAAGAACATCGTCGCCCTCGTCGGCTACATGGCCGAGGGGACGCTGGGGCGGCGGCTTGAGGAGGGCGCGGCCAGCGTGTATATTCACAAGCAGCCGGTGGAGGTGCGGGCGAAGGTGGTCAAACTGCACAGCCTCTCCGCGCACGCCGACTACCACGAGATGCTGCACTGGCTGGAGCCGGTCAGCCGCCGGCCGCGGACTGTCTTTTGCACCCACGGCGAGGAGTCGCAGTTGGCGGCGATGGCCGGGCACCTGAGAGACGAACGGGGTTGGGAGTGCCGCATCCCCAGGCTCCACGAAAGCGTTGAACTGTAA
- the glgP gene encoding alpha-glucan family phosphorylase: MRVRQFFVLPKLPERLLPLQELAQNLWYAWSWDLVKLFIRLDAEMWEQCYQNPVEMLSRLPQDALQRAADDDAFVAALHRVYDKYQDYLKAKKWFHYKYGQYEGERIAYFSLEYGLDTSLPVYSGGLGVLSGDTLKSASDIGLPMTAVALLYRYGYFRQFLSSDGWQQERYEENDWYHMPVELVKDANGQPLRITVQMAGAPVHVQVWKTTVGLIPMYALDTNIPENSTKNREITSVLYGGDKDMRIRQEILLGIGGVRALRALGIEPAIFHMNEGHSWFLALERLRILMQEQGLSYNEALQYVWATTVFTTHTPVPAGNEQFDPVLVHRYLGDFLASLGVPWKDFLTLGRVMPEDESEPFGMTVAALKTSAFANGVSKLHGRVSREMWHNIWPGLPIEEVPIKAITNGVHTQSWISHDMDELYESYLGPRYRERPGAPEVWKRVQKIPDMELWRTHNRRRERLIFFARKRLKQQLQRRGASQLYIQRAEQLLDPQALTICFARRFSTYKRGSLIFADLARLERLVNDEKRPVQLIFSGKAHPLDNPGKEIIKYIVGVISEERFRNRIIFLEDYDINVARYMVQGADVWLNNPRRPQEASGTSGMKAALNGALHVSVLDGWWAEGYSDERGFKIGNGEEYENVEIQDRLEAEMLYDVLEREVVPLFHNRNGVGLPEKWIQKMKAAVQMAGEEFAAQGMLRNYTDEFYVRAIHSARQLRDNNFAKTRSLTAWLDRMRAGWGTLAINDVRIPDVGATVYVGQKLPIEADVFLGAITPDDVSVELVAGRLNSQEQLVNYRSVPAKLVKPVDGGGTYTFAAEVECTESGRFGIKARIIPRNDALPHVFKPRLISWW, from the coding sequence ATGCGAGTACGTCAATTCTTTGTCCTCCCGAAGTTGCCGGAGCGCCTCCTGCCCCTGCAGGAATTGGCGCAGAATCTGTGGTACGCCTGGAGCTGGGACCTGGTGAAGCTGTTCATCCGGCTGGACGCCGAGATGTGGGAGCAGTGCTACCAGAACCCGGTGGAGATGCTGTCGCGTCTGCCCCAGGACGCCCTCCAGCGCGCCGCCGATGACGACGCTTTCGTCGCCGCCCTCCACCGCGTGTACGACAAGTACCAGGACTACCTGAAGGCCAAAAAGTGGTTCCACTACAAGTACGGCCAGTACGAGGGGGAGCGCATCGCCTACTTCTCCCTCGAGTACGGCCTGGATACGAGTCTGCCCGTGTACTCCGGCGGCCTCGGGGTGCTCTCGGGGGACACGCTGAAATCGGCCTCCGACATCGGCCTCCCCATGACCGCGGTGGCGCTCCTCTACCGCTACGGCTACTTCCGCCAGTTCCTGTCGTCCGACGGCTGGCAGCAGGAGCGCTACGAGGAGAACGACTGGTACCACATGCCGGTGGAGCTGGTCAAGGACGCCAACGGCCAGCCGCTCCGGATCACCGTGCAGATGGCCGGCGCCCCGGTGCACGTCCAGGTCTGGAAGACAACCGTCGGCCTCATCCCGATGTACGCGCTCGACACCAATATCCCGGAGAATTCGACCAAGAACCGGGAGATCACATCGGTCCTCTACGGGGGCGACAAGGACATGCGCATCCGCCAGGAAATCCTTCTGGGAATCGGCGGGGTCCGGGCCCTGCGGGCGCTGGGGATCGAGCCCGCCATCTTCCACATGAACGAGGGGCACTCCTGGTTTCTCGCCCTCGAACGGCTGCGGATTCTCATGCAGGAGCAGGGGCTAAGCTACAACGAGGCGCTCCAGTATGTGTGGGCGACGACGGTGTTCACGACCCATACCCCGGTGCCGGCCGGCAACGAGCAGTTCGACCCCGTCCTCGTGCACCGCTACCTCGGCGACTTCCTGGCTTCGCTCGGCGTGCCGTGGAAGGATTTTCTCACCCTCGGCCGGGTGATGCCGGAGGATGAATCGGAACCGTTCGGCATGACGGTGGCCGCGCTCAAGACGTCCGCCTTCGCCAACGGCGTGTCGAAACTGCACGGCCGGGTGTCGCGCGAGATGTGGCACAACATTTGGCCCGGCCTGCCGATTGAGGAAGTTCCGATCAAGGCGATCACCAACGGCGTGCACACGCAGTCGTGGATTTCCCACGACATGGACGAGCTCTACGAATCGTACCTCGGCCCCCGCTACCGCGAGCGGCCGGGGGCGCCGGAGGTGTGGAAGCGGGTGCAGAAGATTCCCGACATGGAGCTCTGGCGCACCCACAACCGGCGGCGCGAGCGACTCATCTTTTTCGCCCGCAAGCGCCTCAAACAGCAGCTGCAGCGCCGGGGCGCCTCGCAGCTGTATATCCAGCGCGCCGAGCAGTTGCTCGATCCCCAGGCCCTCACCATCTGCTTTGCCCGGCGGTTTTCGACCTACAAGCGCGGCAGCCTCATCTTCGCCGACCTCGCCCGCCTGGAACGCCTGGTCAACGATGAAAAGCGCCCGGTGCAGCTGATCTTTTCCGGGAAGGCGCACCCGCTGGACAACCCCGGCAAGGAAATCATCAAGTACATCGTCGGCGTCATCAGCGAGGAGCGCTTCCGCAACCGCATCATTTTCCTCGAGGACTACGACATCAACGTCGCCCGCTACATGGTGCAGGGAGCGGACGTCTGGCTGAACAACCCGCGCCGGCCGCAGGAAGCCTCGGGCACTTCGGGCATGAAGGCCGCCCTCAACGGGGCGCTCCACGTGTCGGTGCTCGACGGCTGGTGGGCCGAGGGGTACAGCGACGAGCGCGGCTTCAAAATCGGCAACGGCGAGGAGTACGAAAACGTCGAGATTCAGGACCGCCTCGAAGCCGAAATGCTCTACGACGTGCTCGAGCGCGAGGTGGTGCCGCTCTTCCACAACCGGAACGGCGTCGGCCTGCCGGAGAAGTGGATCCAGAAGATGAAGGCGGCCGTGCAGATGGCCGGCGAGGAGTTCGCGGCCCAGGGGATGCTGCGCAATTACACCGACGAATTCTACGTCCGCGCCATCCACTCTGCCCGCCAGCTCCGCGACAACAACTTCGCGAAGACCCGGAGCCTGACCGCCTGGCTCGACCGGATGCGGGCCGGCTGGGGAACGCTGGCGATCAACGACGTCCGCATTCCCGACGTCGGCGCCACCGTCTACGTGGGCCAGAAACTCCCGATCGAAGCCGACGTTTTCCTGGGGGCGATCACGCCCGACGACGTGTCTGTCGAACTGGTCGCCGGGCGGCTGAACTCTCAGGAGCAGCTCGTGAACTACCGCTCGGTGCCGGCCAAGCTGGTCAAGCCGGTCGACGGCGGCGGCACGTACACGTTCGCCGCTGAGGTCGAGTGCACGGAGTCGGGCCGGTTCGGGATCAAGGCGCGGATCATCCCCCGCAACGACGCACTCCCCCACGTCTTCAAACCCCGCCTCATCAGTTGGTGGTAG
- a CDS encoding TIGR00730 family Rossman fold protein — MARKPHAHDKAPRPRLTKTEMTRRLKRTPAYRLAYKDLDFLSTEDCRPIRLELELLKPELLLRQNNIVSTIVVFGSTRIHDPAEARRAVVRLERLVRRAPHDPQLRRRLRIARSVEAKSHYYEAAREFGRIVSEESQGNTENPYVIVTGGGPGIMEAANRGAHDVEAKSIGLNITLATEQEPNPYITPELCMQFHYFAVRKMHFMLRARALVAFPGGYGTLDELFEALTLVQTGVMKPLPIILFGEDYWRGLINFDYLVDQGVIDQDDLNLFVFADTARDAWEYIKYFYAEENNNHGIRDRRRPRP; from the coding sequence ATGGCCAGAAAGCCGCATGCCCACGACAAGGCCCCGCGGCCGCGTCTCACCAAGACCGAGATGACCCGACGTCTGAAACGGACGCCTGCGTACCGCCTCGCATACAAGGATCTCGATTTCCTGAGCACCGAGGACTGCCGCCCCATCCGGCTCGAACTCGAACTGCTCAAGCCGGAGCTGCTCCTGCGACAGAACAACATCGTCTCCACCATCGTCGTCTTCGGGAGCACGCGCATTCACGATCCGGCGGAGGCCCGGCGGGCGGTGGTCCGGCTGGAACGGCTGGTCCGGCGCGCGCCGCACGACCCTCAACTCCGCCGCCGCCTGCGCATCGCCCGTTCGGTCGAGGCCAAGTCGCACTACTATGAAGCGGCCCGCGAATTCGGCCGCATCGTCTCGGAGGAGAGCCAGGGGAATACCGAGAATCCCTACGTCATCGTCACCGGCGGCGGCCCCGGGATCATGGAGGCGGCCAACCGGGGCGCGCACGATGTCGAGGCCAAGAGCATCGGCCTCAACATCACCCTGGCCACCGAGCAGGAGCCCAATCCGTATATCACGCCGGAGCTGTGCATGCAGTTCCACTATTTCGCGGTCCGCAAGATGCACTTCATGCTCCGCGCCCGCGCCCTCGTCGCCTTTCCCGGCGGCTACGGCACGCTCGACGAGCTCTTCGAAGCCCTCACGCTGGTCCAGACGGGTGTGATGAAACCGCTGCCGATCATCCTGTTCGGTGAGGACTACTGGCGGGGCCTGATCAATTTCGACTACCTCGTTGACCAGGGGGTCATCGACCAGGATGATCTCAACCTCTTCGTGTTTGCCGACACCGCCCGCGACGCCTGGGAGTACATCAAGTACTTCTACGCCGAGGAAAACAACAACCACGGCATCCGCGACCGCCGCCGTCCGCGGCCGTGA
- a CDS encoding nitroreductase family protein, translated as MDRMEEELLAFLNSHGSCRKFTGREISEEQERLIAATAQRSPTSSNLQAYSIVAVRDRGRKARLAELAGNQAHVAACPLFLVFCADLHRLSRLNEARGYPFHGGDLELLLVATGDAALAAGRALLAAQAMGFGGVMVGGVRNHPADVCDLLGLPRLVYPVMGMSLGEPAEPPKVKPRLPLAAVLFREEYSDRDFDLAVAEYDDTLDRLGYLRARPVEPERYPGFSGRYTWSEHTARRLASEDPQVRRPHLEAFLRERGLLRS; from the coding sequence ATGGATCGCATGGAAGAAGAACTGCTGGCCTTTCTCAATTCCCACGGCTCCTGCCGCAAATTTACGGGCCGGGAGATTTCGGAGGAGCAGGAGCGGTTGATTGCCGCCACGGCGCAGCGTTCGCCGACGTCGTCGAACCTGCAGGCCTACTCGATTGTCGCTGTGCGCGACCGGGGCAGGAAAGCGCGGCTGGCGGAACTGGCGGGCAACCAGGCGCACGTCGCGGCCTGCCCCCTCTTCCTCGTTTTCTGCGCCGATCTCCACCGCCTGAGCCGTCTGAACGAGGCGCGCGGGTATCCGTTTCACGGGGGCGACCTGGAGCTGCTCCTGGTGGCCACGGGGGACGCCGCGCTGGCGGCGGGGCGGGCGCTCCTGGCGGCGCAGGCGATGGGATTCGGCGGCGTGATGGTGGGCGGCGTCCGCAACCACCCGGCCGACGTCTGCGATCTGCTCGGCCTGCCCCGCCTGGTCTACCCGGTCATGGGCATGTCGCTGGGGGAACCGGCCGAGCCGCCGAAAGTCAAACCCCGGCTCCCGTTGGCGGCCGTGCTGTTTCGGGAGGAGTATTCGGACCGGGACTTCGACCTCGCCGTGGCGGAGTACGACGACACGCTCGACCGCCTCGGCTACCTGCGGGCGCGACCGGTCGAACCGGAGCGCTACCCGGGATTCTCCGGCCGCTACACCTGGTCGGAACACACTGCCCGGCGGCTGGCGAGCGAGGATCCGCAGGTGCGGCGGCCGCACCTGGAGGCTTTCCTGCGGGAACGGGGACTGCTGCGCTCGTAG
- a CDS encoding zinc-dependent metalloprotease yields MRARLIGVAALCLSLLAGAVTDAQAGRRVRTFGAKEAPKADAAPRPDGGKAEKPFAELTKNKVAVEGLFTFYKDTTDDTWLMAIKPSQFGPIYLLGQTRSAAEGAFFDNGSMGESFPFYFAKVGKTVQMMEKNLRLQADTASPSYRAVQHGISDGLWASTTVKSLPNDSGTILVDPADLFVQDAQNLSYFLGQAAQMGLRFDQKNSYFTQVKSFPQNTEIDVRLHYGSNKPMNGETMQNPYSMFHTIHYSLSTLPETDYVPRLADDRVGYFQTMYMDYTRMDTYSPYVRYINRWNLKKKNPEARISEPVEPIVFWVENTWPVEYRDAVAEGIEFWNKAYERIGFRNAVVAKQMPDTADWDPADVRYNTVRWMVMPGAGYAVGPSRANPFTGQIYDADIRVSADFIRYMFNNMEYFIKPVSFDGRFPESPDPLEEWRKYNDAYGYGCDYDRESAKEAAVGLTYLLSGAGSLAEKDSLTREYVHAYLVELVAHEVGHTLGLRHNYKGSTVYSLAQLGDRSFTTVHGTTGSIMDYTPPNIGAVGQPQGEFYASVPGPYDYWVIEYGYADFGPVASPLEEKDKLAAIAGRAADPLLAYGTDEDAFGTSTKGIDPQCLTFDHGDDNVAFCEHKLALTKQLWHHTVKEFERSGEGYQTVLRAFQTGWRAYSEAAGYICRYVGGIHHNRYHVGDTAGVTPFTPVPAAEQRRAMKFLQDNIFAADAFTLPADLVNKLQPERESDFSGSIWTTQQIDYPLHEIWLGMQNAVLSRLYDPLTLGRLRNNLARVAPAADRYTMYDMFSDVRGSIWSELAQAQTINSFRRQLQLLHLQRLIQIYLSDAAAFPSDARTLAANDLDLIGTAAARAAASGKLDGMSLAHCKEVVRQIDAAKGAMRQYSKM; encoded by the coding sequence ATGCGCGCAAGACTGATCGGCGTCGCCGCCTTGTGCCTGTCGCTGTTGGCGGGTGCGGTGACCGATGCCCAGGCCGGACGGCGGGTGCGTACGTTCGGCGCCAAGGAGGCCCCGAAAGCCGACGCGGCCCCCCGGCCGGACGGCGGCAAGGCGGAGAAGCCCTTCGCCGAATTGACCAAGAACAAGGTGGCGGTTGAGGGGCTGTTCACGTTCTACAAGGACACCACCGACGACACCTGGCTCATGGCGATCAAGCCGAGCCAGTTCGGCCCGATCTACCTTCTCGGGCAGACCCGGTCGGCCGCCGAAGGGGCGTTTTTCGACAACGGCTCCATGGGCGAGTCGTTCCCGTTCTATTTCGCCAAGGTCGGCAAGACGGTACAGATGATGGAGAAGAATCTCCGCCTGCAGGCCGACACCGCATCGCCGTCGTATCGCGCGGTCCAGCATGGCATCTCCGACGGGCTGTGGGCCTCGACCACGGTCAAGTCGCTCCCGAACGACTCGGGGACGATTCTGGTGGATCCGGCCGATTTGTTCGTTCAGGACGCCCAGAACCTCAGCTACTTCCTCGGCCAGGCGGCCCAGATGGGCCTCCGGTTCGACCAGAAGAACAGCTATTTTACGCAGGTCAAGTCATTCCCGCAGAATACGGAGATCGACGTCCGGCTCCACTACGGTTCGAACAAGCCGATGAACGGCGAGACGATGCAGAACCCCTACAGCATGTTCCACACGATCCACTACTCGCTCTCGACGCTGCCCGAGACCGACTACGTACCGCGCCTGGCCGATGACCGGGTGGGGTATTTCCAGACGATGTACATGGACTACACACGCATGGACACTTACAGTCCCTACGTCCGCTACATCAATCGCTGGAACCTGAAGAAGAAGAACCCGGAGGCGAGGATATCGGAGCCGGTCGAGCCGATCGTGTTCTGGGTGGAGAACACCTGGCCGGTCGAGTACCGGGACGCGGTGGCCGAGGGGATCGAGTTCTGGAACAAGGCCTACGAGCGGATCGGGTTCCGCAACGCGGTGGTGGCCAAACAGATGCCCGACACGGCGGACTGGGATCCGGCGGACGTGCGTTACAACACGGTGCGCTGGATGGTCATGCCGGGGGCCGGCTACGCGGTCGGCCCAAGCCGCGCCAATCCCTTCACCGGGCAGATTTACGACGCCGACATCCGCGTCTCCGCCGACTTCATCCGCTACATGTTCAACAACATGGAGTACTTCATCAAGCCGGTGTCGTTCGACGGGAGATTCCCGGAATCGCCCGACCCGCTGGAAGAGTGGCGGAAATACAACGACGCGTACGGCTACGGGTGCGACTACGACCGGGAATCGGCCAAAGAGGCGGCCGTCGGCCTGACCTACCTGCTGTCGGGCGCCGGGAGCCTGGCCGAGAAAGATTCGCTCACCCGCGAGTATGTCCATGCCTACCTGGTAGAACTGGTGGCGCATGAGGTGGGGCACACGCTCGGCCTCCGGCACAACTACAAAGGCTCGACCGTCTACTCGCTCGCCCAGCTCGGCGACCGCAGTTTTACGACCGTGCACGGAACCACCGGGAGCATCATGGACTACACACCACCGAATATCGGCGCGGTCGGCCAGCCTCAGGGGGAATTCTACGCCTCCGTCCCCGGTCCCTACGACTACTGGGTAATCGAATACGGCTACGCTGATTTTGGCCCGGTGGCCTCGCCGCTGGAGGAGAAGGACAAGCTCGCGGCGATCGCCGGCCGCGCCGCCGACCCGCTCCTGGCCTACGGGACCGACGAGGACGCGTTCGGCACCAGCACCAAGGGGATCGACCCTCAGTGCCTCACATTCGACCACGGCGACGACAACGTGGCGTTCTGCGAGCACAAACTGGCCCTGACCAAGCAGCTCTGGCATCACACGGTGAAGGAGTTCGAGCGCAGCGGCGAGGGGTACCAGACGGTGCTTCGGGCGTTCCAGACCGGCTGGCGTGCCTACAGCGAGGCGGCCGGGTACATCTGCCGCTATGTCGGCGGCATTCACCACAACCGCTACCACGTCGGCGACACGGCGGGGGTGACGCCGTTCACACCGGTACCGGCGGCCGAACAGCGGCGTGCGATGAAATTCCTTCAGGACAACATCTTCGCCGCCGATGCTTTCACCCTCCCGGCCGACCTGGTGAACAAGCTCCAGCCGGAACGGGAGTCCGACTTCAGCGGGAGCATCTGGACGACCCAGCAGATCGACTATCCGCTCCACGAGATCTGGTTGGGCATGCAGAACGCCGTCCTCAGCCGGCTCTATGACCCGCTTACCCTCGGGCGCCTCCGCAACAACCTCGCCCGCGTGGCCCCGGCGGCCGACCGCTACACGATGTACGACATGTTCAGCGACGTGCGCGGTTCGATCTGGAGCGAGCTGGCGCAGGCCCAGACGATCAACAGCTTCCGGCGGCAGCTCCAGTTGCTGCACCTGCAGCGCCTGATCCAGATCTACCTGAGCGATGCGGCGGCGTTTCCCTCGGATGCGCGGACGCTGGCGGCCAACGACCTCGACCTGATCGGGACGGCTGCGGCCAGGGCGGCGGCGTCCGGCAAGCTCGACGGCATGTCGCTGGCCCACTGCAAAGAAGTGGTCCGCCAGATCGACGCCGCCAAGGGCGCCATGCGCCAATATTCGAAAATGTAG